The Hyphomonadaceae bacterium ML37 genome includes a region encoding these proteins:
- a CDS encoding class I SAM-dependent methyltransferase — MPAPEDSTCPVCGCRETVVLQKELNISCADYFEGARLYKEDAGQTPLAQCGGCGFARFPEMHAWPPETFQARIYNEDYQRCDPPFEDERPARLARWLAPHFQGRRLIDYGGGNGRTAQRLRDQGVEAVSFDPFYGDETLPHWRADGVTAFEVVEHVPDQRALFTAMLDLLKPGGILIFSTLLQPPSLAPDWWYASARNGHISFHTTASLTRTLQDAGAALMSISDEIHLAARDAKALNRWREMTPIAVSGTPPHAVLDT; from the coding sequence ATGCCGGCGCCGGAAGACTCGACATGTCCGGTATGCGGCTGCCGCGAGACGGTGGTCCTCCAGAAAGAACTAAACATATCCTGCGCCGACTATTTCGAAGGCGCGCGCCTCTACAAGGAAGACGCCGGCCAAACCCCGCTGGCCCAGTGCGGCGGGTGTGGTTTTGCGCGCTTTCCTGAGATGCACGCCTGGCCGCCGGAGACGTTTCAGGCGCGCATTTACAATGAGGATTATCAACGCTGCGATCCGCCATTTGAAGACGAGCGGCCGGCAAGACTCGCCCGCTGGCTGGCGCCTCATTTTCAGGGCAGACGGCTGATCGACTATGGCGGCGGCAACGGACGAACGGCTCAAAGGCTGCGCGATCAAGGTGTTGAGGCTGTATCCTTTGATCCCTTCTATGGGGATGAGACCCTGCCGCACTGGCGGGCCGATGGGGTCACCGCGTTCGAAGTCGTCGAACACGTGCCTGATCAACGGGCATTGTTTACGGCCATGCTGGACCTGCTGAAGCCGGGCGGGATCCTGATCTTCTCCACCCTCCTGCAGCCGCCCAGCCTTGCGCCGGACTGGTGGTACGCCTCTGCGCGCAACGGCCACATCTCGTTCCACACAACGGCCAGCCTCACCAGAACGCTGCAAGACGCAGGCGCGGCGCTCATGTCGATCTCGGACGAAATTCATCTCGCCGCCCGGGACGCCAAAGCTCTGAACCGATGGCGGGAGATGACCCCGATCGCGGTGAGCGGAACGCCGCCTCACGCGGTCCTCGACACCTAG
- a CDS encoding formylglycine-generating enzyme family protein gives MQRGHARARLYTAACWATMLIALAACGAPETEAPRACLEIARPDPDAPQDGMVWIAPGEVVLGSQDFYPEERPVRTVAVDGFWIAAHAVTNGEFMAFVAATGYVTLAERAGPLTGGGAVFGPGVQVRDWSDIRAWWRYEPEANWRQPTGPGSSIDGRSAFPVVQIAYEDALAYARWRGHDLPNESEWERAARGGLEGAAYVWGDETRPGGDFRANHWQGAFPFENSGADGFTGLAPVGCYPPNDFGLYDMAGNVWEWTSSTWERDGFRVIKGGSFLCSDTYCHRYRPAARQPGDETFSTEHLGFRTVWRGPPQE, from the coding sequence ATGCAGCGAGGCCACGCACGCGCGCGCCTGTACACGGCGGCCTGTTGGGCCACGATGCTCATCGCGCTCGCCGCCTGCGGCGCGCCTGAAACCGAAGCGCCGCGCGCCTGCCTCGAAATCGCGAGGCCGGACCCGGACGCGCCGCAAGACGGCATGGTCTGGATCGCGCCGGGCGAGGTGGTGCTGGGTTCGCAGGACTTCTACCCCGAAGAGCGCCCGGTGCGCACGGTTGCTGTGGACGGGTTCTGGATCGCCGCCCATGCGGTGACCAATGGTGAGTTCATGGCGTTTGTGGCGGCCACCGGCTATGTCACGCTGGCCGAGCGCGCCGGGCCCCTTACGGGCGGCGGCGCGGTGTTCGGACCGGGGGTGCAGGTGCGCGACTGGTCGGATATCCGCGCCTGGTGGCGCTATGAGCCCGAGGCCAATTGGCGCCAGCCCACCGGCCCCGGAAGCTCGATCGATGGGCGCAGCGCCTTTCCGGTGGTGCAGATCGCTTATGAAGATGCGCTGGCCTATGCGCGCTGGCGCGGCCACGATCTGCCCAATGAATCCGAATGGGAGCGCGCGGCCCGCGGCGGGCTGGAGGGCGCGGCCTATGTCTGGGGCGACGAGACCCGCCCCGGCGGAGACTTCCGCGCCAATCACTGGCAGGGCGCATTTCCGTTCGAGAACAGCGGCGCAGACGGCTTCACCGGACTGGCGCCCGTGGGCTGCTACCCGCCCAATGATTTCGGCCTGTACGACATGGCGGGCAATGTCTGGGAATGGACCAGCAGCACGTGGGAGCGCGATGGCTTTCGCGTGATCAAGGGCGGGTCCTTCCTGTGTTCGGACACCTATTGCCACCGCTATCGCCCTGCGGCGCGCCAACCCGGCGACGAAACTTTCTCGACCGAGCATCTGGGCTTTCGCACAGTCTGGCGCGGACCGCCGCAGGAATAG
- a CDS encoding DsbA family protein has protein sequence MKPSARSLIPALIASRRLRAAQRGLSGLRRRLSGARPVVRYFHQCDDPYSWLAARALGHLADCYGVTVRPYLVPPPDAAAAPDRQRLQAWSLRDAQTLAAGLRLAPPPATALTQDRIRAAEGALAGIVDPHAFTSAAGSIEHAWGTSSALHGTSGDAEATLARGAAERQRLGHYLGATFHFEGEWYWGPDRLGYLEARLARIAGVEDTPFFPRLEAGLIPPSRQALSTRPRLDAFVSLRSPYTWLAMDRLTALAEAYNADLHLRPVLPMVMRGLPVPRAKRLYIVRDTKREAERLGLPFGRIADPVGRPAERGLAVLFHAITLGRGPDFARAFLKGVFADGIDAGTARGLDHLGAQAGLTPADVRAGLSDDAWRTQAEANREAMLALGIWGVPAFQVNDRPAHWGQDRLWAVEADLQAAHGAAKGA, from the coding sequence ATGAAGCCCTCTGCGCGCAGCCTGATCCCGGCCCTGATCGCAAGCCGCCGCCTGCGCGCGGCGCAACGCGGGCTGTCCGGCCTGCGCCGGCGCCTGTCCGGGGCGAGGCCTGTGGTGCGCTATTTCCATCAATGCGATGACCCGTATTCATGGCTGGCGGCGCGCGCGCTGGGCCATCTGGCCGATTGCTACGGCGTCACCGTGCGCCCGTATCTGGTTCCACCACCTGACGCCGCCGCAGCGCCTGATCGCCAACGCCTGCAGGCCTGGTCCTTGCGCGATGCGCAAACGCTGGCCGCCGGTCTGCGCCTGGCGCCACCGCCCGCCACCGCCCTGACGCAGGACCGGATTCGCGCCGCCGAGGGCGCTCTGGCTGGAATAGTGGACCCGCATGCTTTCACGTCCGCTGCGGGTTCAATCGAACACGCGTGGGGTACATCGTCTGCCCTGCACGGTACGTCGGGCGACGCGGAGGCTACGCTCGCGCGCGGCGCGGCGGAGCGACAGCGCCTGGGCCATTATCTCGGTGCGACCTTCCATTTCGAGGGCGAATGGTATTGGGGGCCGGACCGGCTGGGGTATCTCGAGGCACGCCTCGCCAGGATTGCAGGCGTGGAAGACACGCCCTTCTTTCCGCGCCTCGAAGCCGGCCTAATCCCCCCTTCAAGACAGGCCCTGTCCACGCGCCCGCGTCTGGATGCCTTCGTGTCGCTGCGCAGCCCTTACACATGGCTCGCCATGGACCGCCTGACGGCGCTGGCGGAGGCGTACAACGCCGATCTGCACCTGCGGCCGGTCCTGCCCATGGTGATGCGCGGCCTGCCCGTGCCGCGCGCCAAGCGCCTCTACATCGTGCGCGACACCAAGCGCGAGGCCGAGCGGCTGGGCCTGCCCTTCGGACGCATTGCCGACCCGGTGGGACGCCCTGCCGAGCGGGGTCTGGCGGTCTTGTTTCACGCCATAACACTCGGACGCGGACCGGATTTTGCGCGCGCCTTCCTGAAGGGCGTGTTCGCCGACGGGATCGATGCCGGTACGGCGCGCGGCCTTGATCATCTGGGCGCGCAGGCTGGCCTGACCCCTGCCGACGTGCGGGCAGGTTTGAGCGATGACGCATGGCGCACGCAGGCTGAAGCCAATCGCGAAGCGATGCTGGCGCTCGGAATCTGGGGCGTGCCCGCCTTCCAGGTCAACGACCGGCCTGCCCATTGGGGCCAGGACAGGCTGTGGGCGGTGGAGGCCGATCTGCAGGCGGCGCACGGCGCGGCCAAGGGCGCCTGA
- a CDS encoding glutathione S-transferase N-terminal domain-containing protein, producing MIDLYTAPTPNGWKISIALEELGLPYTVHVLDLQAGGQKAADYLKINPNGRIPAIIDHEAGGRAVFESGAILLYLAEKTGRLIASDEDGRWRAIQWLFWQVGGLGPMQGQANVFFRYLPEKIELAIQRYQGETRRLYEVMDARLKETPYLAGDEYSVADIACFPWVFAHFWAGVPLDGLDALNDWKSRLEQRPAVLKGLGIPPLPDLSKLASAGRKMVT from the coding sequence ATGATCGATCTCTATACCGCGCCCACGCCCAATGGCTGGAAAATCTCCATTGCTTTGGAGGAGCTTGGCCTGCCCTATACTGTTCATGTGCTGGATCTGCAGGCAGGCGGCCAGAAGGCCGCTGACTATCTGAAGATCAATCCCAACGGACGGATTCCGGCCATTATCGACCACGAGGCTGGCGGCCGGGCGGTGTTCGAATCCGGGGCGATCCTCTTGTATCTCGCCGAGAAGACCGGCCGGCTGATCGCCTCTGATGAGGACGGGCGCTGGCGCGCCATCCAGTGGCTGTTCTGGCAGGTGGGCGGGCTGGGGCCGATGCAGGGCCAGGCCAACGTGTTCTTCCGCTACCTGCCTGAAAAGATCGAACTGGCGATCCAGCGCTACCAGGGCGAGACACGCCGGCTTTACGAGGTGATGGACGCGCGCCTGAAAGAGACGCCCTATCTGGCGGGGGATGAGTATTCGGTCGCCGACATCGCCTGTTTTCCCTGGGTATTTGCTCACTTTTGGGCCGGCGTGCCGCTCGACGGGCTGGACGCGCTGAATGACTGGAAGTCGCGCCTGGAGCAGCGCCCGGCCGTGCTGAAAGGCCTCGGCATCCCACCCCTGCCAGACCTCTCCAAACTCGCCAGCGCCGGACGCAAGATGGTGACATGA
- a CDS encoding glutathione S-transferase C-terminal domain-containing protein, with translation MLPGNYRIYGCDPSYYTRMVEAAMRYMRVPHQALQKSPDVRDRLEARAGTHLMPVVETPEGWVIHDSTYITQLLDMRFPGQSVIPRSPVQRILCRVLDDWIDEWFVRAALHLRWIDDAAAHEAAQMISHDMAGAPKGRSPNAEEQAMVDAVAGMVLPWGRKAMGVMAAGAEHQDAIRGEFARFIKALEAHFAQMPALFGDRLSLADLSLLGAMKAHFATDSLARDFVASHAPGLLTWTETSWERQCGDETWLADDAIPASLEPLFALMREGYGHFLPANRKAVQADEKWVVFTAYDQEVRMLARKGAEQSRQALLAEIAAMTPSDGDAARQALSDRGLLTAYED, from the coding sequence ATGCTGCCTGGCAACTATCGGATCTACGGCTGCGATCCGTCCTACTACACACGCATGGTGGAGGCGGCGATGCGCTATATGCGCGTGCCGCATCAGGCGCTGCAGAAATCACCGGACGTGCGTGATCGTTTGGAAGCGCGCGCCGGCACCCATCTCATGCCGGTGGTGGAGACGCCTGAAGGCTGGGTGATCCACGATTCCACCTACATCACCCAGCTGCTGGACATGCGCTTTCCCGGCCAGAGCGTGATCCCGCGCAGCCCGGTCCAGCGCATTCTGTGCCGCGTGCTGGACGACTGGATCGACGAGTGGTTCGTGCGCGCCGCCCTGCACCTGCGCTGGATCGACGACGCCGCGGCGCACGAAGCCGCACAGATGATCAGCCATGACATGGCCGGCGCACCCAAAGGCCGGAGCCCGAACGCCGAGGAGCAGGCCATGGTCGATGCGGTCGCCGGCATGGTGCTGCCCTGGGGCCGCAAGGCCATGGGCGTCATGGCCGCCGGAGCAGAGCATCAGGACGCAATCCGAGGCGAGTTCGCCCGCTTCATCAAAGCACTGGAGGCGCACTTCGCCCAAATGCCCGCCCTGTTCGGAGACCGTCTGAGCCTGGCCGATCTGAGCCTGCTGGGCGCCATGAAAGCCCATTTCGCCACGGACAGCCTGGCCCGCGACTTTGTTGCCAGCCACGCGCCGGGCCTGCTGACCTGGACCGAGACCAGCTGGGAGCGCCAGTGCGGGGACGAGACCTGGCTGGCCGACGACGCCATCCCCGCCAGCCTTGAGCCGCTGTTTGCGCTGATGCGGGAGGGGTATGGTCATTTCCTACCCGCCAATCGCAAAGCGGTGCAGGCGGACGAGAAATGGGTAGTGTTCACCGCCTATGATCAGGAGGTGCGCATGCTGGCGCGCAAGGGCGCCGAGCAAAGCCGGCAGGCGCTGCTGGCCGAGATCGCCGCCATGACGCCATCAGACGGCGACGCCGCCCGTCAGGCTTTGTCGGATCGCGGCCTGCTCACCGCTTATGAGGACTGA
- a CDS encoding TetR/AcrR family transcriptional regulator yields the protein MSAIAASSQDPARRPGRPAKLDADGDNQRQALLQVASAHFARAGFDGASLRAIADEAALAHGLIRHYFGSKDALWEAAADFLFGQVHAAMAEAIAEVDLNDAVARLDAQVRATVRTAARIPHLAGFVMQAGIAGGPRYEWIVEKHLRPAYAFALEPFHQLTRENRAAGIDAHFAFILSTNAALGPFAQSANSRALAGMDMADPDIADAYADTLIAILKHGVLRQS from the coding sequence ATGTCCGCCATAGCAGCCTCCAGCCAGGACCCGGCCCGCCGCCCCGGGCGTCCGGCGAAGCTTGATGCGGACGGGGATAATCAGCGTCAGGCGCTGCTGCAGGTCGCTTCGGCGCATTTCGCCCGGGCCGGCTTCGACGGCGCCTCGCTGCGCGCGATCGCCGACGAGGCCGCGCTCGCCCACGGATTGATCCGGCATTATTTCGGCAGCAAGGATGCGCTGTGGGAGGCGGCGGCCGACTTCCTATTCGGACAGGTGCACGCGGCCATGGCGGAAGCCATCGCCGAGGTCGATCTCAACGATGCCGTCGCCCGGCTGGACGCCCAGGTCCGCGCCACCGTGCGGACAGCAGCGCGGATACCCCACCTGGCCGGTTTCGTTATGCAGGCTGGGATCGCCGGCGGCCCGCGCTATGAGTGGATTGTCGAAAAGCATCTGCGCCCGGCCTACGCCTTCGCGCTGGAGCCTTTTCACCAGCTGACCCGGGAAAATCGGGCCGCGGGCATCGACGCGCATTTCGCCTTCATCCTGTCGACCAACGCCGCGCTGGGCCCGTTCGCGCAAAGCGCCAATTCGCGTGCGCTGGCAGGCATGGACATGGCCGATCCAGATATCGCCGACGCTTACGCCGACACCCTCATCGCCATCCTCAAGCACGGCGTGCTGCGCCAAAGCTGA